One Lacipirellulaceae bacterium DNA window includes the following coding sequences:
- a CDS encoding cytochrome c, giving the protein MKFALAFNFVFACFVPSLGHSKEPPRRAKPPVWSRDVLDAFFDDAREHLVGERPASANTTNTQLASKNAAGEQPATGGFAWSQRISAETVTQEIKRVANTLRTPLANPSRFKSGGFQECRQSFAQLAVLFGILAEHDKKPRWQQEATGLRMAFAKTAENCKVATDQSYRDATLRKQDLEDLLRGQRPTIEPAELPKWSTLADRELLMRWMETSQENVGPMLANERAFKRENEKLQQQAQLLSALGEIVQREEYDYWDDDGYLEYARALQTSASEVSDAASVGDFPKAREAAGRVGQSCSQCHEDYRG; this is encoded by the coding sequence ATGAAATTCGCCTTGGCTTTTAATTTCGTATTCGCATGCTTCGTTCCAAGTCTTGGACATTCGAAGGAACCCCCGAGACGCGCCAAACCTCCCGTATGGTCACGCGACGTTCTCGACGCCTTCTTCGACGACGCCCGCGAGCATCTCGTCGGCGAACGGCCGGCATCAGCAAACACTACGAACACACAATTAGCTTCGAAAAACGCCGCCGGTGAGCAACCCGCCACTGGAGGCTTCGCGTGGTCTCAGCGGATCAGTGCGGAGACGGTCACGCAAGAAATCAAACGCGTCGCCAACACCCTCCGCACGCCGTTGGCCAACCCTAGCCGCTTCAAGTCGGGCGGCTTTCAAGAGTGCCGTCAGAGCTTTGCCCAACTGGCCGTGCTGTTTGGAATCCTCGCCGAACACGATAAAAAACCACGGTGGCAGCAGGAAGCCACCGGGCTGCGAATGGCCTTCGCCAAAACAGCCGAGAATTGCAAAGTCGCCACGGACCAAAGCTATCGCGATGCCACACTCCGCAAGCAAGACCTTGAGGACCTCCTCCGCGGCCAGCGTCCTACCATCGAACCGGCTGAGCTTCCCAAGTGGAGCACACTTGCCGACCGCGAACTGCTCATGCGTTGGATGGAAACCTCCCAAGAAAACGTCGGCCCGATGCTCGCCAACGAACGCGCCTTCAAACGCGAAAACGAAAAGCTCCAACAACAGGCCCAGCTGCTCTCCGCCCTCGGCGAAATCGTCCAACGCGAAGAATACGACTACTGGGACGACGACGGTTATCTCGAATACGCCCGCGCGCTGCAAACCAGCGCCAGCGAAGTTAGTGACGCAGCCAGCGTAGGCGATTTCCCCAAGGCGCGCGAAGCGGCAGGGCGAGTGGGGCAATCGTGCAGTCAGTGCCACGAGGATTATCGCGGGTAA
- a CDS encoding YraN family protein: MILSSIREWLSKRTRPVSLGGHLSLGQRGERAAAKYLRKQGYKIVATRERIRFGEIDIIAVEGTKKVGRTLVFIEVKTRRRADQGRPAEAVDLTRRSRMTRAALAFQKGHGLLETPSRFDVIEVIWPKESAQPEITHLKNAFEAEGHGQMYR, from the coding sequence ATGATTCTCAGCTCCATTCGCGAATGGCTTTCCAAACGCACACGCCCCGTATCTCTCGGAGGCCATCTTTCCTTAGGACAGAGGGGCGAACGAGCTGCCGCCAAGTATCTCCGCAAGCAAGGCTACAAAATCGTCGCCACGCGCGAGCGAATCCGCTTCGGCGAGATCGACATCATCGCAGTCGAAGGTACGAAGAAGGTCGGGCGGACGCTCGTTTTCATCGAAGTCAAAACCCGTCGCCGCGCCGACCAAGGCCGCCCTGCTGAGGCGGTCGATCTCACCCGCCGCTCGCGAATGACACGCGCCGCTCTCGCCTTCCAAAAAGGCCACGGCCTGCTCGAAACACCAAGCCGCTTTGATGTCATTGAGGTCATCTGGCCCAAAGAGTCTGCCCAACCGGAAATCACGCACCTGAAGAATGCGTTTGAAGCGGAGGGGCACGGGCAGATGTATCGGTGA
- the rplS gene encoding 50S ribosomal protein L19 — MNKSEILKSVEQASMKEKRPQFEIGDTVDVHTKILEGEKERIQVFSGVVIARNGSGSKEMFTVRRIVAGQGVERKFPVNSPRIDHIEVKRSAVTRRAKLYYLRERQGKAVRLKERRVERAK, encoded by the coding sequence ATGAACAAATCCGAAATTCTCAAATCTGTCGAACAAGCGAGCATGAAAGAAAAACGCCCGCAGTTCGAGATTGGCGACACCGTCGATGTCCACACGAAGATTCTCGAAGGCGAGAAGGAACGCATTCAGGTCTTCTCCGGCGTCGTGATCGCCCGCAACGGTTCGGGCTCGAAAGAGATGTTCACCGTCCGCCGCATCGTGGCGGGCCAAGGTGTCGAGCGGAAGTTCCCCGTGAACTCGCCCCGTATCGACCACATTGAGGTCAAACGCAGTGCCGTGACCCGACGTGCGAAGCTCTACTACCTCCGCGAGCGTCAAGGCAAGGCCGTCCGCCTCAAGGAACGCCGCGTCGAGCGTGCGAAGTAA
- a CDS encoding Fic family protein, protein MPDQNEPSPPIAPAWDLHNRPEAQERLAAECPRVLAELRQASEQEQLAFLLDTREVHHRLFEPLTSAGEEEMAGTYRGEPGTILAERRAVITYPDTPGLKEYDVTMHPRDVARSMDNLNVLIETTWQERLPAERHLTACARIFALVCLIHPYAEGNGHIARLMLTLLAERGDIEVSPEWTIHPRPYDNTVGIALQNYQHYPGMLEQLLKEWFGVWRGNYPR, encoded by the coding sequence ATGCCCGATCAAAATGAACCGTCGCCGCCGATTGCCCCCGCTTGGGACTTGCACAACAGGCCCGAGGCGCAAGAGCGATTGGCAGCGGAGTGCCCGCGGGTGCTGGCCGAGTTACGGCAAGCAAGTGAGCAGGAGCAGCTTGCGTTTTTGCTCGACACACGGGAGGTGCATCACCGGTTGTTCGAGCCGTTAACCTCGGCGGGTGAAGAGGAAATGGCCGGAACCTATCGGGGCGAGCCGGGGACGATTCTCGCTGAACGCCGCGCGGTGATCACTTACCCGGACACGCCGGGCTTAAAAGAATACGACGTCACCATGCATCCGCGTGATGTGGCTCGTTCCATGGACAATCTGAACGTACTGATCGAAACAACGTGGCAAGAGCGGCTGCCTGCAGAACGACACTTAACCGCTTGCGCGCGGATATTCGCGTTGGTCTGCCTGATTCACCCTTACGCCGAAGGCAATGGACACATTGCACGGCTGATGCTCACACTACTGGCAGAGCGGGGTGACATCGAAGTGAGCCCCGAGTGGACGATTCACCCGCGGCCTTACGACAACACGGTAGGTATCGCCCTGCAGAACTACCAGCATTACCCGGGGATGCTGGAGCAACTGCTGAAAGAATGGTTCGGCGTGTGGCGGGGGAATTACCCGCGATAA
- a CDS encoding PIN domain-containing protein, giving the protein MPQRILIDTGPIVAILDSKDQHHNQCAHTASNLPDIVLTCWPVITEACYLLRSRPDLVDRFLEMIHDGVYEVLDIDVGEITEVGGVLAKYRDQQIDLADACLAHLAARESIDTVFTVDQRHFSLFRNVAGDALQLIPDLR; this is encoded by the coding sequence GTGCCCCAGCGGATACTGATTGACACAGGCCCTATTGTGGCGATTCTTGATTCCAAGGATCAACACCACAATCAGTGTGCGCACACGGCATCGAATCTACCTGACATCGTGCTAACTTGTTGGCCCGTCATTACGGAAGCCTGTTACCTGCTACGCTCAAGACCTGATCTAGTAGATCGGTTCTTAGAAATGATTCACGACGGCGTCTACGAAGTGCTCGACATTGATGTCGGCGAAATCACCGAGGTTGGCGGAGTCCTCGCCAAGTATCGCGACCAACAAATCGATCTAGCCGATGCCTGCCTTGCCCACTTAGCGGCTCGCGAATCGATCGACACTGTGTTCACCGTCGATCAGCGACACTTCAGCCTGTTCCGAAATGTCGCCGGAGATGCGTTGCAGCTGATTCCTGACTTGCGATGA
- a CDS encoding phospho-sugar mutase has product MNAQEALAAAEQAVADEKLTASALENLKCWLTESRYADYVDSICQHVADEKWQKLDDVFWTVIPFGTGGRRGTMYEFGSNAINERTIGESAQGLANYTKEHNEGGELSCAIAYDTRHRSVEFSKLCAEVMVAAGFKVYYLQGHRSTPELSFLVRYKNCSCGIMVTASHNPPSDNAVKAYWSTGGQLLPPHDKGVIDKVMNVETIERTPFDEAVAAGKIDICQDEVDEAYISAVLKQSTDGPRDLKVVYSPLHGVGATAVCPVLERAGFQDVEVYGPHAEPSGDFPNVPGHVSNPERPVVFDEIVEHCKQVGADLAVASDPDCDRIGCSAPLTTAEDSDWDILTGNQIGALLADYCLEVRKAAGTLTPENFNIITLVTTQLTRRIGDSYGVKTVDNLLVGFKWIAGAIDAGGADNYVLGTEESYGYMAGTHVRDKDGGVAALLLCELAAKLKAEGKTLHEKLEDLFWQHGAHAERTVSVMMPGSEGMDRMKEVMASFRSAPPESIGGNQVAQIRDYLNQTVTVSGEEPKPLEGPHGDLVILDLALEGNYIAIRPSGTEPKIKLYMFAWEPAEQLAHMGRTREELEERLDSFEKDLRGFAGV; this is encoded by the coding sequence ATGAACGCCCAAGAAGCCCTTGCCGCCGCTGAGCAAGCCGTCGCAGACGAAAAGCTGACCGCTAGTGCCCTTGAAAACCTCAAGTGCTGGCTCACGGAGTCGCGGTATGCGGACTATGTCGATTCAATTTGCCAGCACGTGGCGGACGAGAAGTGGCAGAAGCTGGACGATGTGTTTTGGACCGTCATCCCGTTTGGCACGGGTGGTCGGCGGGGAACGATGTATGAGTTCGGCAGCAATGCGATTAACGAGCGGACCATTGGTGAGAGTGCCCAAGGGCTGGCGAACTACACAAAGGAGCATAATGAAGGTGGTGAACTTTCTTGTGCCATCGCCTACGATACGCGGCATCGGTCGGTGGAGTTTTCCAAGCTCTGCGCGGAAGTGATGGTCGCGGCGGGGTTCAAGGTCTATTACCTCCAGGGGCACCGCAGCACGCCGGAGTTGTCGTTCCTCGTGCGTTACAAAAACTGCTCGTGCGGCATCATGGTCACGGCAAGTCACAACCCGCCGAGTGACAATGCAGTGAAGGCGTACTGGTCAACCGGCGGACAGTTGCTGCCGCCGCATGACAAGGGCGTGATTGACAAAGTGATGAACGTGGAAACGATCGAGCGGACACCGTTTGACGAAGCGGTTGCCGCGGGCAAGATCGATATCTGCCAGGACGAAGTAGACGAGGCGTATATCTCAGCGGTTCTGAAACAGTCGACCGACGGACCGCGGGATTTGAAAGTCGTCTATTCGCCACTGCACGGCGTTGGAGCGACGGCGGTTTGCCCGGTGCTGGAGCGAGCCGGCTTTCAGGACGTGGAAGTCTACGGCCCGCACGCCGAGCCGAGCGGCGATTTCCCCAACGTCCCGGGGCATGTTTCTAATCCGGAGCGGCCCGTGGTTTTCGATGAGATCGTCGAGCATTGCAAACAGGTCGGTGCCGATCTGGCCGTGGCGAGCGATCCTGATTGTGACCGGATTGGTTGCTCAGCACCGCTCACCACAGCAGAAGATTCGGACTGGGATATTCTCACGGGTAATCAGATCGGGGCGTTGCTTGCCGACTACTGTTTGGAAGTTCGCAAGGCGGCGGGAACTTTGACGCCGGAGAATTTCAACATCATCACTCTCGTCACGACGCAACTCACGAGACGAATAGGCGACAGCTACGGTGTAAAGACCGTGGACAACCTGCTGGTCGGCTTCAAGTGGATTGCTGGAGCGATTGATGCCGGGGGAGCGGACAATTACGTCCTCGGCACCGAAGAGTCCTACGGCTACATGGCCGGCACGCACGTTCGCGATAAGGACGGCGGCGTCGCGGCGTTGCTACTCTGCGAACTCGCGGCCAAGCTCAAAGCTGAAGGCAAGACGCTTCATGAAAAACTGGAAGACCTCTTCTGGCAGCACGGTGCCCACGCGGAACGAACCGTCAGCGTGATGATGCCCGGCAGTGAAGGGATGGATCGCATGAAGGAGGTGATGGCCAGCTTCCGAAGCGCCCCGCCGGAATCGATTGGCGGAAACCAAGTGGCTCAGATTCGCGATTACCTGAATCAGACAGTCACCGTCAGCGGCGAAGAGCCTAAGCCCTTGGAAGGCCCGCACGGAGACTTGGTGATTCTCGACCTCGCTCTCGAAGGCAACTACATTGCCATCCGCCCCAGCGGCACCGAGCCGAAGATCAAGCTCTACATGTTCGCCTGGGAACCCGCGGAGCAACTCGCTCACATGGGGCGGACACGGGAAGAGTTGGAAGAGCGGCTGGATTCGTTTGAGAAAGACCTGCGTGGGTTTGCTGGGGTCTAG
- a CDS encoding DUF1844 domain-containing protein yields MSEAEQPAGQNPEKKKIIIDEDWKSQVTAEKEAAEKQATESEGDPAAGAGMFPEASFEMLVSIFMTEAMVGMGQIPHPATGQPHPSKEQARYAIDMLEVIQEKTKGNLDEQQETTLRDLLHQLRMAFISTPDASPTPEKPSPIVTE; encoded by the coding sequence ATGTCGGAAGCTGAACAACCCGCGGGCCAAAACCCAGAAAAGAAGAAAATCATCATCGACGAGGATTGGAAATCCCAAGTCACCGCAGAGAAGGAAGCCGCTGAGAAACAAGCAACCGAGAGCGAGGGCGACCCCGCCGCCGGGGCCGGCATGTTCCCCGAGGCCTCCTTCGAAATGCTGGTCAGTATCTTCATGACCGAAGCAATGGTCGGCATGGGCCAAATCCCCCACCCCGCCACCGGCCAACCGCACCCGAGCAAAGAGCAAGCCCGCTACGCGATCGACATGCTCGAAGTCATCCAAGAGAAAACCAAAGGCAACCTGGATGAGCAGCAAGAGACCACCCTCCGCGACCTCCTCCACCAACTCCGCATGGCCTTCATCAGCACGCCGGACGCTTCACCGACACCGGAAAAGCCCTCGCCAATTGTGACCGAGTAG
- a CDS encoding excinuclease ABC subunit UvrC: protein MSDEDDQLPESEPVQTQGEFFLLAAEKVRTKFPDTPGVYLFLDQKGRVLYVGKAKNLKARASSYFLKAAAEDQRTEQLVKEAYDIDFMDAESEVDALLMEARLVKDVQPKFNRELRDDKSFPYLQITTHEDFPRVEITREPRTTGAKLYGPFANVGQLRGAVQVLQRVFQFRNCSLDIEDGDEKWRWFRPCLLASIKQCTAPCNLRISKEEYRKDIARLKKFLDGNRKSLLKEMVAEMEEASKNLRFEQAARLRDEIKMLESIHDRGDLEKHEQPEVFYVDPKKGLAGLQKIFKLPETPRTIEGVDIAHLGGTETVASLVQFIDGLPFKPGYRRFRIREVQGIDDYASIHEVVSRRFKRLSDEGDVFPDILLIDGGKGQLGKAIQAFEAQGMTPPLLLSLAKKEELVYRMGEPEPVKISRHAFALRLLQYVRDESHRFAQHYHHLLRRKKTLGEK, encoded by the coding sequence ATGTCGGATGAGGATGATCAGTTGCCGGAGAGTGAGCCTGTGCAGACGCAAGGAGAGTTCTTTCTCCTCGCGGCTGAAAAGGTGCGTACGAAGTTTCCCGATACGCCGGGTGTCTATCTGTTCCTCGACCAAAAGGGCAGGGTGCTCTATGTCGGGAAGGCGAAGAATCTGAAGGCCCGGGCGAGCAGCTATTTTCTGAAGGCAGCGGCTGAGGATCAGCGGACCGAGCAGCTCGTCAAGGAAGCTTACGACATCGACTTCATGGATGCCGAGAGCGAGGTCGACGCGCTGCTGATGGAAGCACGGCTGGTGAAGGACGTACAGCCGAAGTTCAATCGGGAACTGCGTGACGACAAGAGTTTTCCCTACTTGCAGATCACGACGCACGAGGATTTCCCGCGGGTAGAGATCACCCGTGAACCGCGAACCACGGGGGCTAAGCTCTACGGGCCGTTTGCTAACGTGGGGCAGCTTCGTGGGGCGGTGCAAGTATTGCAGCGCGTTTTTCAGTTCCGGAACTGTTCGCTCGACATTGAGGATGGCGACGAGAAGTGGCGGTGGTTTCGGCCTTGCTTGTTAGCTTCGATTAAGCAGTGTACAGCACCCTGCAACTTACGTATTAGCAAGGAAGAGTACCGGAAGGACATCGCCCGGCTAAAAAAGTTTCTCGACGGCAATCGGAAGTCGTTGCTCAAAGAAATGGTCGCCGAAATGGAGGAGGCGTCAAAGAACCTCCGCTTCGAGCAAGCTGCCCGGCTGCGGGACGAGATCAAGATGCTCGAGTCGATCCACGACAGAGGCGATCTTGAGAAGCATGAACAGCCGGAAGTGTTTTACGTTGATCCAAAGAAGGGGCTGGCCGGCCTGCAGAAGATATTCAAATTGCCCGAAACGCCGCGGACGATTGAAGGCGTCGACATCGCGCACCTCGGCGGCACGGAAACCGTCGCGAGCCTCGTTCAGTTCATCGACGGGTTGCCGTTTAAGCCGGGCTATCGCCGGTTCCGCATTCGCGAAGTCCAGGGCATCGACGACTACGCGAGCATCCACGAAGTGGTCAGCCGCAGGTTCAAGCGTTTAAGTGACGAGGGTGATGTGTTCCCCGACATCCTGCTGATCGACGGCGGCAAGGGGCAACTCGGCAAAGCAATCCAGGCGTTCGAAGCCCAGGGCATGACGCCGCCGTTGTTACTGTCGCTGGCGAAGAAGGAAGAACTGGTCTACCGCATGGGCGAGCCGGAGCCAGTCAAGATCAGCCGTCATGCGTTTGCGTTGCGTTTGCTGCAATACGTGCGGGATGAATCGCACCGGTTTGCGCAGCACTATCATCACTTGCTGAGGCGGAAGAAGACATTGGGGGAGAAGTAG
- a CDS encoding division/cell wall cluster transcriptional repressor MraZ, translated as MATLAQDNYSELFPELFVGEWSRSLDERYRVSLPVDWAEAISSDASECTLAKERPGCVSVWRSEDWQHWLAEGLELVLGKIKSGRLARQGDEVQMLGRLLSTRHKTIPITGRGRISIPDSFREFLGVEPGGTLLVVGAATCIELWRPEAWGNHIGEHMPGFRELFEQLAS; from the coding sequence ATGGCAACACTTGCCCAAGACAACTATTCGGAACTGTTTCCGGAGCTGTTTGTAGGTGAGTGGAGCCGTTCGCTGGATGAGCGTTACCGTGTTTCGCTTCCCGTTGATTGGGCGGAGGCGATTTCAAGCGACGCAAGCGAATGCACCTTGGCGAAAGAACGGCCTGGGTGCGTGAGTGTCTGGCGAAGTGAGGATTGGCAGCACTGGCTCGCCGAGGGGCTCGAGCTTGTGCTAGGAAAAATCAAGAGTGGGCGACTCGCCCGTCAAGGAGACGAAGTGCAGATGCTGGGCCGTTTGTTATCGACCCGGCATAAAACGATCCCCATCACCGGACGAGGAAGAATATCGATCCCCGACAGCTTTCGTGAGTTCCTGGGAGTTGAGCCAGGAGGCACGCTGTTGGTCGTTGGAGCGGCCACCTGCATCGAGCTGTGGCGCCCTGAGGCCTGGGGAAATCATATTGGAGAACACATGCCTGGCTTCCGCGAGTTGTTTGAGCAACTCGCCAGCTAG
- a CDS encoding beta-ketoacyl-[acyl-carrier-protein] synthase family protein, with protein sequence MDDSIVITGIGMVTAAGETREATWRAVCNGQSGIKPLTDFPGIEPGRLLGAVVESTPANTPEQRNVPFALQAAHEALDDSGLNLLEIDRERFGSSVAVNTGDMPLNEATRVGTPIEASPNLWWRQLLPNTTAYTVGQHFDFRGPRLCNSTACASGTVAVLQGARAIQDGQCDKILAGGAQAIHPLLAAGFDKMRVLAKHDDPSQACRPFDANRSGFVMGEGSAMMVLERKTDAINRGAQIYAEITGGALCGDAHHVTDLSTDSTTFTHLLRETLRKSRLAPSDIGYINAHGTGTKQNDVMESRGIRNAFDNQVGDLCVSSTKAVLGHLVNAAGAVETALTILALRDGYAPPTMNLTTPDPECDLDCIPLVGRKRPLEHAMKTSIAFGGHLAAIALRRFTGANERQSLLEDRLPLAA encoded by the coding sequence ATGGACGATTCGATCGTCATCACAGGAATCGGCATGGTCACCGCCGCGGGCGAGACCCGCGAGGCCACTTGGCGGGCCGTCTGCAATGGCCAAAGCGGAATCAAGCCGCTGACAGACTTTCCGGGCATCGAACCGGGACGACTTCTCGGAGCAGTCGTCGAAAGCACGCCGGCAAATACGCCCGAACAACGCAACGTCCCCTTCGCCCTGCAAGCCGCCCACGAGGCACTCGACGATAGCGGGTTGAATCTGTTGGAAATCGACCGCGAACGCTTCGGCTCATCCGTTGCCGTCAACACGGGCGACATGCCGCTCAACGAAGCGACCCGTGTTGGCACACCCATCGAAGCAAGCCCGAACCTTTGGTGGCGGCAACTTCTTCCAAACACGACTGCCTACACGGTCGGCCAGCATTTCGACTTCCGTGGCCCACGTCTGTGCAACTCCACCGCCTGCGCCAGTGGAACCGTTGCCGTGCTACAAGGAGCGCGTGCCATTCAGGATGGCCAGTGCGATAAGATCCTTGCCGGCGGCGCTCAAGCGATTCACCCCTTGCTCGCTGCCGGCTTTGATAAGATGCGCGTGCTTGCCAAGCACGACGATCCCAGCCAAGCTTGCCGTCCGTTCGATGCCAACCGCTCAGGCTTCGTCATGGGAGAGGGCTCCGCGATGATGGTTCTCGAGCGCAAGACGGACGCCATCAATCGCGGCGCGCAAATCTATGCCGAAATCACTGGCGGCGCCCTCTGCGGCGATGCCCATCATGTGACCGACCTCAGCACCGACAGCACCACTTTCACGCACTTGCTCAGGGAAACCCTCCGCAAGTCGCGGCTCGCCCCGAGTGACATCGGCTACATTAACGCCCACGGCACCGGCACCAAGCAGAATGACGTGATGGAAAGCCGCGGCATCCGCAATGCGTTTGACAACCAAGTCGGCGACCTCTGCGTCAGCTCTACAAAAGCCGTCCTCGGCCACTTAGTGAACGCCGCCGGCGCGGTCGAAACGGCCCTCACAATCCTCGCCCTCCGCGACGGCTACGCCCCACCCACGATGAACCTCACCACCCCCGACCCCGAATGCGACCTCGATTGCATTCCCCTCGTCGGTCGGAAACGTCCGCTCGAACACGCGATGAAAACCAGCATCGCCTTCGGCGGCCACCTAGCGGCAATTGCCCTGCGACGCTTCACAGGTGCGAACGAACGCCAATCGCTTCTCGAAGACCGCCTCCCGCTCGCGGCTTAG
- a CDS encoding CTP synthase — MAKHIFVTGGVVSSLGKGLTSASIGMVLERRGLKVRMQKLDPYINVDPGTMSPYQHGEVYVLDDGSETDLDLGHYERFTNSPLTRDSNYTTGQIYQSVINKERRGEFLGKTVQVIPHITNEIKSVIKRLAGGSDSEGGDDGADVVITEIGGTVGDIESLPFLEAIRQFALDVGKENCLYIHLTLVPYLKAARELKTKPTQHSVGQLREIGIQPDILICRCEHSISREDREKIALFCNISYDAVIEEKDKDFSIYEVPISLVDHGLDRLICQKLQLKTPEPDLTPWHDLLSTLRNPQHEISIAVVGKYAEHRDAYKSIYEAIDHAGMAHAAQIRVARIQSEEVESEGAERLLSGYDGILVPGGFGERGIEGKVQAIRFARERGIPFFGICLGMQCAVVEFARNVCGIEDAHSTEFHNQTREPVICLLDDQRNVTDKGGTMRLGAMPAKLDPESHAAKCYGTTEIEERHRHRYEFNNQYRQRFEANGLRIAGTSPDNSLVEIVEVPDHPWFVAVQYHPEFKSKPTKAQPLFAGFVGAAVEHRQNRRSQSKQAQATKEEQSNVGS, encoded by the coding sequence ATGGCAAAGCATATTTTCGTGACCGGCGGCGTCGTCAGCTCGCTCGGCAAGGGCCTCACCAGTGCTTCGATCGGCATGGTGCTCGAACGTCGCGGCCTCAAAGTGCGGATGCAGAAGCTCGACCCGTACATCAATGTCGACCCCGGCACGATGAGCCCCTATCAGCATGGCGAGGTGTACGTCCTCGACGACGGCAGCGAGACAGACCTCGACCTCGGCCACTACGAACGCTTCACCAACTCACCGCTAACGCGCGATTCCAACTACACGACCGGCCAAATTTATCAGTCAGTCATTAACAAAGAACGCCGCGGGGAGTTCCTCGGCAAGACCGTTCAGGTCATCCCGCACATCACTAACGAGATCAAATCGGTCATCAAACGCTTAGCCGGCGGCTCTGATAGTGAAGGGGGCGATGACGGCGCGGATGTCGTCATCACCGAAATCGGTGGTACGGTCGGCGATATCGAAAGCCTGCCGTTCTTGGAAGCGATTCGTCAGTTCGCGCTCGACGTGGGCAAAGAGAATTGTCTCTATATTCACTTGACGCTCGTGCCGTACTTGAAAGCGGCTCGCGAACTAAAAACGAAGCCAACACAGCACTCCGTCGGCCAGCTTCGCGAGATCGGTATCCAACCCGACATTCTCATTTGCCGATGCGAGCATTCGATCAGCCGTGAAGACCGCGAAAAGATCGCTCTCTTCTGTAACATTTCCTACGACGCAGTGATCGAAGAGAAGGACAAAGACTTCTCGATTTACGAAGTACCCATTAGCCTCGTTGACCACGGACTCGACCGGCTGATTTGCCAGAAGCTACAACTGAAAACCCCCGAGCCCGATCTCACCCCCTGGCACGATCTGCTCAGCACGCTCCGCAACCCCCAGCACGAGATCAGCATCGCCGTCGTCGGCAAATACGCTGAGCATCGTGACGCCTACAAGTCGATCTACGAAGCCATCGACCACGCGGGCATGGCCCACGCCGCTCAGATTCGTGTCGCCAGGATTCAAAGCGAAGAAGTGGAATCCGAAGGGGCCGAACGATTGCTCTCCGGCTACGACGGCATCCTCGTCCCAGGAGGTTTCGGCGAACGGGGCATCGAAGGCAAGGTCCAAGCGATCCGCTTCGCTCGTGAACGCGGCATTCCGTTCTTCGGCATTTGCCTTGGCATGCAGTGCGCCGTCGTCGAGTTCGCCCGCAATGTCTGCGGCATCGAGGATGCCCACTCCACGGAGTTCCACAACCAAACCCGCGAACCAGTCATCTGCCTCCTCGACGATCAGCGGAACGTCACCGACAAGGGCGGCACGATGCGGCTAGGCGCGATGCCTGCGAAGCTCGACCCCGAAAGCCACGCTGCCAAGTGCTACGGCACCACCGAGATCGAAGAACGGCACCGTCATCGCTACGAGTTCAACAACCAGTACCGCCAGCGCTTCGAAGCGAACGGTTTACGGATTGCCGGTACGAGCCCAGATAACTCGCTCGTTGAAATCGTTGAAGTGCCCGACCATCCTTGGTTCGTTGCCGTACAATACCATCCTGAATTCAAGTCGAAACCGACCAAAGCCCAGCCGCTATTTGCCGGGTTTGTCGGAGCGGCGGTCGAGCATCGGCAAAATCGCCGCAGCCAATCAAAGCAGGCACAGGCTACCAAAGAGGAGCAAAGCAATGTCGGAAGCTGA
- a CDS encoding DinB family protein → MNTDLTFHALLDLLTELSFGPADDASWILNPGDLGLSQTLKNLPAAVASQQPTPGQNSIASHTHHLVYGLSLLNRWAGGEENPFADADWNASWQKQTVNEDEWKSLVAELEKESQNWIAAVQEPREWDRIALTGAIGSAVHLAYHFGAIRQLIVFVENRV, encoded by the coding sequence ATGAACACCGACCTCACTTTCCATGCCCTCCTCGACCTCCTCACAGAGCTGTCGTTCGGCCCTGCCGACGATGCTTCCTGGATACTCAACCCCGGCGACTTGGGGCTTTCTCAAACACTAAAGAACCTGCCAGCCGCCGTCGCCTCACAGCAACCAACTCCCGGACAAAACTCAATCGCCTCCCACACGCATCATTTGGTTTATGGCTTGTCACTCCTAAACCGCTGGGCCGGGGGAGAAGAAAACCCCTTTGCCGACGCTGACTGGAACGCGAGTTGGCAAAAACAAACCGTCAACGAGGACGAGTGGAAGAGCCTGGTCGCGGAGCTAGAAAAGGAATCACAAAATTGGATCGCCGCCGTTCAAGAGCCGCGAGAATGGGACCGCATCGCTCTGACGGGAGCAATCGGATCAGCAGTTCATCTCGCGTATCATTTCGGTGCTATTCGGCAGTTGATCGTGTTCGTTGAAAACCGCGTTTAG